The stretch of DNA CCAATCCTGGCTGCCGAACCGACCGGCCCGTCCCGCATCGGCGCATGGCCGTTGCATCGAACAGCCTACTCCAATACCGGGCCACCGAAAAGAAAAACCCCCCAGGGCGTTACCCTGGGGGGCGTGAATGGCTTGCGGCGTGCCTGGATAGCTGGCAGGCCGCCCTGGCACGGAATGCGATCAGGAGGTCATCCGATCCCAGCCGTGGCGCACCGCCGACTTCATCTTTTCCCAGGTCGACTGGCCGCCGCTGCCGTAGCGGGTATCCCAGTCGGTGCGCAGCTCGTTTTCGACTTCGCCCCACTGGCGGCCGCGGTACTTCGGATCGCGGGCCATCGACGAGCCATAGGCGTAGGCCGGCTTGTAGTCGTCATAGCTGCCGGCGTCGCTGGAGGTGCTGTAGGTGGCGTTCCAGTGGCTGCGGTATTCGCGCTCGTTGTCGTCGTCATCCGTCATGCGGTCCCAACCGTGCCGGACCGCCGCCTTCATGCTTTCCCATGCGCCGCCCACGCCGGTGCCGGCCGCGGCGGTCGAACCGGTGCCGCCGGAGATCCGGGAATCCCAGCCGCGCGCCAGGTCGCCCTCGATGTCGTCCCACGGGCGATTCCGATACAGCTCGCTCCTGCGCATTTCGGAGCCGTAGGCATAGGCGGGCTTGACGCTGTCGTAATCCATGCCCGAGCTGCCCAGGGTGCGGTCGTAGTGGCTGCGGTAATAGCTGTCGTCGTCCTTGTCGAGGGTCATGCGGTCCCAGCCTCGGCGCACCGCCGCCTTCATCTTTTCCCAGGTCGAACCGGCGGCGCTGCCGCTACGGGTATCCCAGTCGCTGTGCAGGTCGCTTTCCACCTCGTCCCAGCGGCGGCCGCGGTACTTGTCGCTGCGTGCGCTTTCGGCGCCATAGCTGTAGGCCGGGGCGTAGTCGTCATACGAGCCGCCCGCCGTGCCGTAGGTGTTGCTGAAGTGGCTGCGGTAGATGGTGTCGTCGTCATCGTTCGTCATGCGGTCCCAGCCGCGGCGCACGGCCGCCTTCATACGGTCCCAGGTGTCGCCCGCGCTGGCGCCGCTGCGGGTGCTCCAGTCGCTGCGCAGGTCGTTCTCGACCTCGTCCCACTTGCGGCCGCGGTACTTGTCGCTGCGCGCCATCTCGGAGCCGTAGGCGTAGGCCGGCTTGATGCGCTCGTAGTCCTCGCCGTTGTAGTTGGCCAGGAAGTGGTTGCGGTAGTAATCGTCATCGTCGCCGAAGAAGCTGCTGCCGATGTCCAGGCCGCTGCCGGTCGCCGCCGCGCCGGTTCCCGGCGAGTAGATGCGCGAGCGGCCGCGCTGGGTCTCGGTGAAGCGGCTGCTGCCCGCGGACGAGCCCATCGCGCCATCGCGCTGCATCGAGCCGGCGCTGCCCTGCATCGCCGATCCTTCCAGCGAGGAGCCCTGCAGGGTGCCGCCCTGGCCGCCCGAGCTGCGGATCGACATGTCGTTCTGCGTGCCTTCCAGGGACGAGGCCTGCACCGCGTTTTCCTGCAGGGTCGAACCCTGGAGCGAGGTGCCGCCGGTCGCGCTCAGGCCGCTCTGGCCCATCGGTTCCTGGTAGGTGGTGCCCATCGGCTCGGCCTGGTGCAGCGACTGCTGCTGGAACAGCTTGCGGTCGCCCGGGTTGTCGAGCTGCTGGCTGGCGCCCGTGGCTGCGCCGAGGCCCGCGGCGGTGCCGAGGCTGCCGTTGCCGGCCGTCGTGCCGGCGCTCATGCCAGCGCCGGACTGGGCCGACATCGGCGCGGATTGCTGCACGCCGCCGGCGCCGCTCATGCGCATCGACTCCGGCATGCCGCTGCCCGCGCCCATCGCACCGGCGCCGGATGCCTGTTCGTCGATGTCGGTCGGACCGTAGCGCTCGACGATGTCGGCGGCGCGCTCCACTTCCGGCAGGGATTGGGCACGCACGGTGAGCACGTGGTGGCCACGGGTGACCGCGCCCTCGTACCGGCTGGCATGTTCGTTGTTGTCGGCGCCGAACAGGTCGGTGAAAAAGTGCTTGATGGAAGCGCCGATACCGATGCCGGTACCGTCGGCCAGGGTGTCGCTGGTGCCGCTGGCGGCGCTGCTGCCAGTGACGCTGTCGGTCATCCCGGTCGGATCGGCATTGCTCAGCTTGACCTCATCACGCGAGAAGCCCGAGGACATCAGCTCGTCTATCGCATTCTGTGCGTCGGTCCGGTTGTCGAACACGGCTACAAGAGTATGTTGCATGGTCATTCCTCCCTTAAAGTGAGTGACGGGGGTGGCCGCCGAACGGTCCGGCCCCGGACCGCTCGCGTGAGCGGGACAAGGTCGCGACAGCTCGCGCGCCAGCCCGCCGCGCGCAAATGCACCGGACCAGATTACCGCAAACCCGGCCGTACCCGCGCGCGCCTGACCGGACAGTAGGGAGGATGGAAAACGGCGCCCGCAGGCGCCGTCCGTCACGCCGGGACGCGGACTCAGTAGCTTCGGGTGGTGCCGGTATCGCCGGTCATGCGATCCCAGCCGTGGCGCACCGCGGCCTTCATTTTTTCCCAGGTCGAGGGGCCGCCGCTGTAGCGCGATTCCCAGTCGGTGCGCAGGTCGGATTCGACCTCGTCCCACTGGCGTCCGGTGTAGCGGCCGCTGCTGGCCATCTGCGAACCGTAGCTGTAGGCCGGCGCGTAGTCGTCATACGATGCCCCGGTGGCGCCGTAGGTGCTGGTGAAGTGGTTGCGGAAATAGCTGTCGTCGTCGCGCAGGTCGGAGCGCGCGGTGGTGTCGTCCAGGCGCTGCACGTCCACCTCGGTATGGCGCACGGTGTCGTGGATCTGCTGCTGGCGTTCGTCCACCTGCTTGCCGACCGTAACTTCCTCGACGATGCGGGCCGATTTCTCGACCACGGCTTCCTCGGCGGTCTCGCGCATCTCGATGGTCTGCTCCTTGAACGCGGTCGCGTCGCTCGGGCTGATCGGCTGGTCGACGGCGCGGCGCTGGACATCGACGTGCTCTTCGCGCAGGCCGACGGTCTGGTCGACCGGGGTCTCGACCACGCGCGAATAGATGCGCACGCCGCCGCGCTGGACTTCGCGCTTGCCGACCTTGAGCTGTTCTTCGACCACCGGAATCGTTTGGGTGGTGCCGCTGCGGCCGGTTTCCATCGCGGTGTCGCGCTGCAGCGAGGCGCCCGACAGCTTGCCTTGCTGCTGGGCGCTGCCCGATTGCGCCGACGCCGAGTAGGTCTGCATGCCGCTCTGGCTGCCCTGCAGCATGGCGCCGCTGGCGCCCATCCTGCCGACGTTGTCGGAGTGTTCGTCGATGTCGATCGGGCCGAAGCGCTCGACGATGTCGGCGGCGCGTTCAACTTCCGGCAGCGAATCGGCGCTCAGGGTGATCACGCACTTGCCGCCGGAGACGGCGCCTTCGTAGCTGCTCAGGCGCCGGGTGTCGTCTTCGTCACTGCCAAACAGGTCGCTGAAGAAATGCTTGATGCTGCTGCCGATGCCGGTGTCGGCCGACGTGGTCGTGGTGGTGGAGCTGGCGGTGGAAGTCGCGCTCCCGGTCAGCCCGGTCGTGCCGGTGTCTCCCGACATGCGCACGTCGGAGCGCGGAAAGCCCGACGCGAGCAGCTCGTCCATCGCGCTGCGCGCGTCGGCGTTGTTGTCGAAAACGGCTACCAAAGTATGTTGCATGATCGTTCCTCCATCATTGGTGGGTATCGGATGCGGGTGGCGAACCGGCCTCGTCGAAGCGCTCGACCTCGACCCGCTCCGCTTTGAGCGCAACGGTGTCGCGGTAGTGCTCCTCGTGCCGCACGCGGGTGATGTGCAGTTCTTCCTTGATGCGCAGGCGGCGTTCGACCACCAGCACCTCTTCGAGAACCGGCACCACCAGCGTGTCGCCTTCATAGCGGCTTGCAGGTGCTTCTTCCAGCGCGACGATCCGGTCCACGGGAACATGCCGGACGTCCACCTCCTCGCGCACCAGGCGCTCGTCGATGGTGACCGGATGTTCCGCAACCGTCTTGTGCACACGCACGCCGCGGCCGGTCTCGACGACGCGCGTGCCGACCGCCAACTGCTCCTCGATCACGGGTATGCGCAGGCCTTCCTGCTGCTTGTTCTCGGGGATATTGCTCGACATCGGAACAGCTCCTCGTATCGCCGGATAGGACGAACGAGGTTACGCCCTTTTTATCGGGGCATGCGCACCTTTGACGTACGGAACGGTATACCGCACCGGGACGGCGGCCGCGCCGTCCGGCCAGGTCGCGGAAGCGATCAGGCGAAGGGATTGTCGACGGTCTGGACGTCGGGCGGCGGCAGGTGCTCGGGCAGTCCGCGCGCCTCGAGCGCGTCGACCACCGCGGAGAGCTGCGCATGCAGGCGGCGCGCCAGCGCCAGCCCGGCCTGGTCGGCGGTCAGGTCGACGTCGCCGGAAATAGTGATGCGGTCGAGGCGGTTCTCCAGCATCAGGTTGCCGATCTCGAGGACGTCGGCTTCATTGGCAAAGGGCGTAAACTTGTTCTTGCGGCTCATATTGGCGTCCGATTCAATTGCGGTTCTTGCGCTGGCGAATCTTCGGAAGCGCGAGCATCCGCTTCTTCTGTTGGCGGGTCAGCGCGGGCAACAATTCGATGCCAATGATGCGCTCCAGTTCGGCCACAGGGACTTCGTGGATCGTCGCTCCGCTTCGGTTCTCGATGAACCAGGCGGCTGCGGCTTTTTGGCGGGGACTATACACCACCTTGTAAAGGTGACTCGGCACGATCACATTGCCGACCTTTTGCAGGCTGCTGCCAAGGAAGGCCGGACCGGAAACCACGTACAACTCACCTTCCTTGCGGACCATGTCGCGCACCTCATTTTCGATCGGTGTCCAGATTCCCCTGTGCTGGTCGCGGTTCTGCGGGACCATGTTGGCGAGCGAGAAGCTTTCGAGTTGGGCACGCCGGTCTGGCATGTTACCGTTCGGCGCCATGTGACCGCGGTCGAAACCGCTGCGCGCATAGTCGGACAGCTCAGCGCGTTGGCCGCGCGGCAGCTGCTGCTCCGCATGGAAAGCGTTTTCGCGTTCCCGTCCTTTGGCAGCGGCGAGCTGGCTGCTAGAAAGGTGTTCAGCCGACCATAGCGGCGTACGAGTCACGCCTGAATGCATGATGCTGAACTCGCTGTAGCACAGCTCGCGAGTGGCTGTGGCTAGCTTAGGATTGCGGATCTCGGGCGCGCGGCCGTCGAGGTAATGGTCGGCACAGCTGGCGGCCTGGGCGCTGCCGGAGGCCAGCAGTACGCCCAGCAGGGCGGCCCGGCCGAGCCGGGCAAGGAGGGTACGGAACATGGTGAGGTGCTGCGAAAGCTGGAAAATCGTCAAGCCGTATTGTAGCCGAGCGGCCTTGATTGAGGTCAAACCGATGGCCAAGCCAATCGCGCGCAAAGACGCGCACGATTGGAAATGCCTTTCCCCGAAGAATGAGATAAACTTGCGCCCTTCTTAACAAAAGATTCCTTTTGGGAAAGTACACCCGAAGCGAATGAATCGTCCGCCAATTCCCGAGGACTTGCGCCGTTTCGTCCTGACGAGCGTTCCCTCCGTGCCCTTCCTCGAGGCGCTGCTGCTGCTGCGCGCGAATCCCGGCCAGCAATGGAGCGGAGAGATGCTGGCGCAGCGCCTGTATACCAGCGAGCGCACCGCCGACGGCCTGCTCGACGAGTTGTGCCGATCCGGCATGGCCGCGCCCTGCCCCGCACCGCACGAACACTGCTATTGCTATGCGCCTGCCAGCGCCGCGCTGCGCGAGCGGATCGATGGCCTGGCCGACCTGTACGCACGGCACCTGGTGGACGTTACCAACCTCATCCATTCCACTCTCGACCGCAAGGCGCAGCAGTTCGCCGACGCCTTCCGCCTGCGAAAGGATACCTAATGGGCGAACTCATCTACACGTTGTGCATGCTGACCTCGCTGGCCTGTACCTGGCTCCTGTTCGCCAGCTACCGGCGCACGCGCCACCGTCTCCTGTTCTGGAGCGGACTGTGCTTTGCGGTGATGACCTTCAACAATTTATTCCTGATTTTCGACAAGATCGTGTTTCCGAACGTCGATTTCATGCCGCTGCGGGTCATCAGCGCCCTGGTCGCATGCCTGCTCTTGTTGTACGGCCTGATCTACGAGAAGGAGTGAGCCGATGGTCCAGATGATGTACGGTGCAATCTCGATGGCTTCGCTCACCATCGCCCTGTTCTTCCTGCGCTTCTGGCGCAACACCGGCGACCGCTTCTTCCTCTGGTTCGCCCTGTCCTTTTTCATCGAAGGCGTGCACCGCATCTATTCCGCGGTGCTGAACGAGGCGGGCGAGGATTCGCCGCTGCACTACCTGATCCGGGTGCTGGCCTACGGCATGATCGTGTGGGCGATCGTCGAGAAGAACCTGCCGCCCAAGCGAGGTCGCGGCTAGCGTGCGCCCGGCCGCACGGTGCGGCGCGATAATGGGCCATGAAAAACCGTCAACAGGAGGACAGCATGGCCCCGGAAAAGCAGCAAGAAAACGAGCAGGCCACCCCGCAGGCGAACCCTGTCGCCGGCGGCGGCCAGGACCAGCGTTCCGACAACCTGCTTCCCGGTAGCGAAGGCGCCGAGGACGGCCGCTTCGACGTGGCCGAGGAAGTCAGCCTCGACCAGCATTCCGACGAGGCGCGCCGGGTCGGCCAACTGCCCGAGAACGGCATCGCCGACGCGCTCCCCGACGCGCTCAAGACCCCGGTTCCCTCCCAGGGCGTGCCGGAAAAAGACTAATTCTTCACGGGCCGCCGGCGGCGGCCCGGCATGCTTCACCCACCCATCGTCACACCCATCTTCAGGCCTTCGATCGTGTGCGCCTGCCGGATCGGCACGAGCTCATCGACCACGCGGCAGTTCAGGTGGCGGCGCACGGCTTCCGGCAGGCTGTCATGGTAGGCGCGCGAGAGCTGCAGGTCGTGCTTGATGGCGTTGGTCGCGTCAGGCGCGTCGGCGCCCACAACCAGCACCGGGCGCGAGAGCTTCGAGCGGTTGGCGGTGCCGCGGTGGATGGTCAGGGCCGAGCGCGCCGAGATGTCGCCCATCTGCGGCAGCTTGCGCTGCGCCAGCGCCTCGTAGCGCGGATACAGCGACTTGTCGGGGAACATCGGGTCGCCCTCGTACAGGTCCCACTGGGTACCCGGGGCGATCTCGAAGGGGCCCATGTCCTCGGTCACGTCGACCGTCGTGAGGTTGAAGGCGAGCGAACTGAGGCGCCGGCCCTGGACCGTTTCCGGGGGCGAGGCGAAATCGCGGTGCCAGGGCTGGTGCATGGCGCCCGGACCTGGCACGTCGAAGCCCACCTCCACGATACGCCACTGCGGCCCCAGCACCGCGCTGCACACCGCGTGGATCCACGGGTGGCTGGCGATGGTCACGAAGGAACGCAGGCGCTCCGGGTGCACCTCGACGTAATATCGGTTCGGGCCGCGGTTCAGGGCCCCGCCCTCGCGCGCCAGCGCTTCCTCGAACAGCACGTCGATGTCGGCGCGCAGTTCCTTGACCAGCTCGCGGCTGAAGGCCCCGCGGCAGGCGATGATGCCGTCCCCGTATATGCCGCGCATGATGTCGGCCACTTCGACTCCCGCGCGGCTTGCTCCGCTGTCCATGCTTGCTTCCTCCTCTGTTCGTGCGCGCGGCCCGGCGGCCGGCAATGATTCGTCGTTGGGAAATACTACTGGCAATTGCCAAGGCGCGGCGCGCCGCCAGACGTTGACAGGGAGGCATCCGGACCGTAGATTGTCGCCACCACCACGACAGGAACCGTCCATGACACCCATACCGACCCGCAGGGGCGCCACTTGACGCCTGGACCGGCCAGCGTGCTGTTCATCTGCGAGCGCCCGGTCGCCGACCCGGTGCTGGGGCGGGCCGCGGACGAGCTGGGCGCGACGGTCCTGCATGCGCGCTCATTGTCGGCGGGCATCGAGCAGGCGCGCCACCGTGATTTCGCGCTGATGCTGGTCGGCTACGCGGGCGATGCCGGCGCGCTGGCCGCCGCCATCCGCCAGGTCAGGACCACGCGCCGCTCGGTCCACACGCCGGTGGTCGCGCTGGGCGTTCCGGCCGACCCGGCGTTCCCGGCCGAAGCCCTGTACGAAGCCGGTGCGGTGGCGGTGTTGACCGAGCCGCTCTCCCCGGTAATCCTGCGCGCCAAGCTGCGCTTCTATATCGACGCCTTCCAGGCCGCCGCCGAGCGGCGCCGCGCCGAGGCGGCCCTGATCGACGCCAGCGTCCGGCTCGAATCCATCATCGCCGCCGCCGAGCTGGGGGTGTGGAACTGGGACATCGGACCCGACCGGGTCGAGGGCGACGCCCGCACGGCCGCCCTGTTCAACATCCCCGAAGCCTTGCGCGACAGTGCGCCGCTGGCGCGCTACTTCGAGGCCATCCACCCCGACGACCTGGCGCCGGTCCGGGCCTTGCTGTCGAACGCGGTGGCGCGCGACCTGCCCTACGACGCCACCTTCCGCATCCGCCGGGCCGGCGGCGGCTGGCGCTGGGTCATCGCGCGCGGCAGCGTGGTGGCGGCGGCCGACGGCAGCCCACGCATGCGCGGGGTCGTGATCGATGCCTCGCGCCAGTTCGAGGCCGAACAGCAGCTGCGCCTGAGCGAGGAACGTTACCGCACCCTGTTCGACTCGATCGACGAGGGCGTATGCGTGATCGAAATGCTGTATGACAATGCCGGGCAGCCCTGCGACTACCGCTTCCTGGAGACCAATCCGGCCTTTACCAAGCATACCGGCCTGGTCGATGCGGTCGGCCGCAGCATCCGCCAGATCGCGCCCGACCACGGGCGCCATTGGTTCGATATGTATGGAAGGGTGGCCGCGACAGGCGAGGCGGTGCGCTTCGTTAACGAAGCGCGCGAGCTGGGCCGCTGGTTCGACGTCTACGCGGCCCGCATCGGGCCGCCCGAGCAGCACCGGATCGCGGTGGTATTGAACGACATCACCGAGCGCCGCAAGGGCGAGGATGCGCTGCGCCAGATGGCGGCCGACCTGGAAGAAGCGAACCGCATCAAGACCGAATTCCTGGCCACGCTCGCCCACGAGCTGCGCAACCCGCTCGCCCCGCTGCGTAGCGGCCTGCAGTTCATCCGGCGCGCGCCCGAGGACCCGGCGGCGGTGGCGCGCATCCACGAGATCATGGAACGCCAGCTGGGGCAGCTGGTCCACCTGGTCGACGACCTGCTCGACGTGGCGCGCATCACGCGCGGCCAGGTCGCCCTCAAGCGCGAACGCATCGACCTGGCCGGCGTGCTGTCGGCGGCGGTCGAGACCAGCATGCCGCTGATCGAGGCGGCGCGCCACCACCTGGACCTGCGCCTGCCCCAGGAAACACTGGTGGTGGAGGCCGATTCCACCCGCCTGACCCAGGTGCTGTCCAACCTGCTCAACAACGCGGCGCGCTACACGCCGCGCGGCGGCAGCATCGTGCTCGCCGCCGAACGCGACGGTGAGGAGGCGGTCATCGCCGTGTCCGACAACGGCATCGGCATCGACCCGGCGCGGCTGGAAGACGTGTTCAAGATGTTCACCCAGATCGGCGAAGGGCGCCGCCACGCGGCCGGCGGCCTCGGGATCGGCCTGTCGCTGGTGCGCAGCCTGGTCGAACTGCATGGCGGCAGCGTGCATGCGGGCAGCGCCGGCACCAATGCGGGCAGCGTGTTTACCGTGCGCCTGCCGCTGGCGGCCAGCGCGCTTCCCGGCGCGGCGCCGGCGCCGGCCGAAGGGAGTGCGGCGCCGCGCAGCGCCCGGCGCGTGCTGGTGGTGGACGACAACCGCGACGCCGCCGAGACCCTGTCGGCCGTGCTGGGCCAGCTCGGCCACCAAGCGCTGGTCGCGAACGACGGCCACCAGGCGCTGCGGATGATGGCGGGATTCGAGCCCGACGTCGTCTTCCTAGACCTCGGCATGCCCGGCATGTCGGGCTTCGAAGTGGCCGAAGCCATCCGGCGCGAGCCGCGCTACGCCGGCGTGCGCCTGGTGGCCCTGACCGGCTGGGGCGGCGAGGCCGACCGCGAGCGCAGCGCCCGCGCCGGCTTCGACCGGCACCTCACCAAGCCGGCCACCGCCGCCGCCATCGAGGACGCGCTGGCCTGATCCCGCCCCGCCCGCCCGCATGGCCGGGCCCGCCGAGCACGGGCCAATTGTGCGCGCCGCGGGCCTCGTGGACCGCACACTAGCCGTTTTGCCGTATGCGGTGGGATGGAGTGGCGGATGGAATACCTGTTGAGTAACAACGACCTTGAAAACTGGACGGTGGCGGTCGCCGTGTTCATCGGCACGGCCACCGCGATGGTCGTCCTGCGCATGTTCTTCCTGCGCCGGCTGGGCAATATGGCGCATCGCACCGTGACGCGGGTGGACGACCTGGTGGTCAAGGTGCTGGAGCGCAGCTACCTGGTGTTCCAGCTCGCCATCGCCGCCTATCTCGCCAGCATTTTCCTGGTGATGCCGGAAACCTGGCGCCTGGTGGTGTCGCGGATGGCGGTGGGCTCGCTGATCCTGCAACTGGGCATCTGGGGCGATACGGCGCTGCGCGGCTGGCGCAGCCAGCTGCTCGCCACCCCGGGCGATGGCGCGCGCAAGGCCTCGAGCACCATCCTGTTCTTCATGATGCGCCTGGTGGTCTGGACCGTGGCCTTCCTGATGACCCTGGATAACTTCGGCTTCAACATCACCACCCTGGTGGCCAGTCTCGGGATCGGCGGCATCGCCGTGGCCCTGGCGACCCAGAACATCCTCGGCGACCTGTTCGCCTCGCTGTCGATCATGCTCGACAAGCCCTTCGAGGTGGGAGACTTCATCATCGTCGGGGACGCCCTCGGCGCGGTCGAATACATCGGCCTGAAGACCACGCGCCTGCGCGGCCTCGGCGGCGAGCAGATCGTGTTCTCGAACGGCGAGCTGCTCAGGAGCCGGATCCACAACCACAAGCGCATGGCCTCGCGCCGCGTCGCCTTCGTCCTGCGGGTCGCGTACGGCACCAGCGAAGCCCAGGTGACCGCGATCCCGGCCATGATCCGCGCGATCGTCGCGGCGCGCGCCGATGCCAGGTTCGAGCGCGCCCACTTCTTCCGCTACGGCGACTGGTCGCTCGACTACGAGGTGGTGTACCACTTCGAGAGCCCGGACTACATCCTGCACATGGACGCGCAGGAGCAGATCCTGCTGGAGATCTACCGGGCCTTCCAGCGTGAAGGCATCCAGTTCGCGCACCCGCTGTCGGTGGTGCGGGTGGCCGGCGCCCACGATCCGGCCGGCGGGTGGCCGCCGGCCGCGTTGCCTCCCGGCGACGCCCTGCGCCACTAGCACGCGGCGGTATGCGCCGGAGCGGTCCTACAGCACCGAGCCGGACAGTCCTATTCCGCTGCCGAGGCCGGCGGCCTAAGATGGACTCACCTCTTCCGGAACTGGCACGCCGCAGGACGCGGCGGCAATAGCCGGAAGAGACTTTCAGCAACCCTGTCATCGATAAAGGAGAACATCATGGCATCGAACAACCAGGGCAACAGCAAGCGCGGCTTCGCCTCGATGGACCAGCAGCAGCAGCGTGAGATCGCCTCTCAGGGCGGCCGCGCATCCGGCGGCGGCAACCGGGGCAATGCACAGAGCGGCCGCGGCGGTAACTCGCAAAGCGGCGGCGGCGGCAATGGCGGCGGCGGCCGCGGTTTCGCCTCGATGGATCCGCAGCGCCAGCGCGAAATCGCTTCGCAGGGCGGACGTGCGGCCCACGCTTCGGGCAACGCCCACGAGTTCACCTCGGAAGAGGCGCGCGAGGCCGGCCGCATGAGCCACAAGAACGACGGCAACCAGCAGAGCGGCAACCGCGGTAATTCGCAAAGCGGCGGTGGCCGCGGCGGCAACCGCTAAACGCGGCGCCTGATCTCCCCATAAGGCCGAAAGCGGCGCGGCGTCTCCGGACACCGCGCCTTTTTTGTGCCCAACGCCTGCACGGTGATCGCCAACGGCTCCGCTTACTGGCGCGATGATCTCGCTGCAAACGATCGCCGCGTGGGCGGCCCAACCGGTATCGAGCAGCATATTGTCCGGTGGAGCCGCCCACCCTACAAAACCGGCCACGCAAAAAAACACGGCGGCGGAACCCGCAAGGGTCCGCCGCCGTGCCGTCGCCAGCCAGCGCCGCCGGGTTCCCGGTGCGCTGGCCGCTTACCCTGTCATGCGGACTTCGCCACCGGCACCTTAACGGCTTTCACCGGCAGGACGTCGACCTTGGCCGCATCCTGGTTGGCCGGCAGGCGCGCGTGGCGGCCCGGGACGGCGCTGTCGATCAGCTCGTGCATGCGCGACGCGGTCAGGTCCCAGGACGTGTTCGCCACCACTTCGCGCATGCGCTTGGCCATCGCCTGGCGCTCGGCTTCGCCCAGGGCCAGCTGGCGTTCGCAGGCGGCGATGAACTCTTCCGGCGTGGCGGCGACCGCCACTACGTCGCCGTACGGCACCTTGACGTCGGTGATCGGGGTCGACACCGCCGGCAACTCGGCGGCCATGTACTCGAGCACCTTGGTCGGCGAGATGAACTTGGTCGAATCGTTCATCGCGAAGGGCAGCAGGCACACGTCCCAGCCGGCCAGGAACTTCGGCAGCTGGTCGTAGCTGCGCTGGCCCATGTAGTGCACATTGGGCTGCTTCGGCAGCGTGGCCGGATCGATCTTGACGACCGGGCCCACCATCACGATCTGCCACTCCGGATGGGCGTCGGCCATCTTCGACACCAGATCAACGTCGAGACGCTCGTCGATCACGCCATAGAAACCCAGGCGCGGGTGCGGAATGTGGGCCTGGTCGGGATGCGAGATCGCGCGGTCCTGGGCCTGGCGGAAGTGCTTGGCGTCGACGCTGCTCGAGAAGCAGTGCGCGTTCGCGTGACGGTCGCGCTTGGACTGGTACAGGCTGGGGCCGCCGGTGAAGACGACGTCGGCCATGTTCAGCAACGCGCTTTCGCGCTGCAGCAGCTGTTTCGGCGCGTTCTTGAACATTGCCAGCTCGTCCATGCAATCGTAGACGATCTTGGACGGGTTCAGGCCCTGCAGCAGGGGCAGCGCCATCGGGGTGTAGAACCAGACTACCGGCTGCTCGCCGCTCGGCACGAGGTCGGCCAGCAGGGTCTGCAGGGTCGGGAGCTGGTCATCGTGGAAGCCAGGTGCAGGGATGGCGGTATGCGGCTGGCACACCGTGATGTTCGGCGCAACGGCCGTCTTCTTCAGGTATGCCTGTCCTTCGCTATACACCGGTTCCTCGACAAACAGGATATCGTAGTGTTCCGCCAGACGGGTCATCAGGTGCTGGGGGCGCTGGAACACGAAATCCCAGCGCAGATGGCAAAACACGATCAAGGTCGGCATCTTCATTTCCTTTCGCCTTCGTGGCGCTATTTTGTTGGCAAAGCCTGGCGTTTT from Massilia varians encodes:
- a CDS encoding YsnF/AvaK domain-containing protein — protein: MQHTLVAVFDNNADARSAMDELLASGFPRSDVRMSGDTGTTGLTGSATSTASSTTTTTSADTGIGSSIKHFFSDLFGSDEDDTRRLSSYEGAVSGGKCVITLSADSLPEVERAADIVERFGPIDIDEHSDNVGRMGASGAMLQGSQSGMQTYSASAQSGSAQQQGKLSGASLQRDTAMETGRSGTTQTIPVVEEQLKVGKREVQRGGVRIYSRVVETPVDQTVGLREEHVDVQRRAVDQPISPSDATAFKEQTIEMRETAEEAVVEKSARIVEEVTVGKQVDERQQQIHDTVRHTEVDVQRLDDTTARSDLRDDDSYFRNHFTSTYGATGASYDDYAPAYSYGSQMASSGRYTGRQWDEVESDLRTDWESRYSGGPSTWEKMKAAVRHGWDRMTGDTGTTRSY
- a CDS encoding DUF2382 domain-containing protein, which translates into the protein MSSNIPENKQQEGLRIPVIEEQLAVGTRVVETGRGVRVHKTVAEHPVTIDERLVREEVDVRHVPVDRIVALEEAPASRYEGDTLVVPVLEEVLVVERRLRIKEELHITRVRHEEHYRDTVALKAERVEVERFDEAGSPPASDTHQ
- a CDS encoding DNA/RNA non-specific endonuclease, producing MFRTLLARLGRAALLGVLLASGSAQAASCADHYLDGRAPEIRNPKLATATRELCYSEFSIMHSGVTRTPLWSAEHLSSSQLAAAKGRERENAFHAEQQLPRGQRAELSDYARSGFDRGHMAPNGNMPDRRAQLESFSLANMVPQNRDQHRGIWTPIENEVRDMVRKEGELYVVSGPAFLGSSLQKVGNVIVPSHLYKVVYSPRQKAAAAWFIENRSGATIHEVPVAELERIIGIELLPALTRQQKKRMLALPKIRQRKNRN
- a CDS encoding DUF5985 family protein, encoding MGELIYTLCMLTSLACTWLLFASYRRTRHRLLFWSGLCFAVMTFNNLFLIFDKIVFPNVDFMPLRVISALVACLLLLYGLIYEKE
- a CDS encoding DUF5985 family protein — encoded protein: MVQMMYGAISMASLTIALFFLRFWRNTGDRFFLWFALSFFIEGVHRIYSAVLNEAGEDSPLHYLIRVLAYGMIVWAIVEKNLPPKRGRG
- a CDS encoding phytanoyl-CoA dioxygenase family protein; this encodes MDSGASRAGVEVADIMRGIYGDGIIACRGAFSRELVKELRADIDVLFEEALAREGGALNRGPNRYYVEVHPERLRSFVTIASHPWIHAVCSAVLGPQWRIVEVGFDVPGPGAMHQPWHRDFASPPETVQGRRLSSLAFNLTTVDVTEDMGPFEIAPGTQWDLYEGDPMFPDKSLYPRYEALAQRKLPQMGDISARSALTIHRGTANRSKLSRPVLVVGADAPDATNAIKHDLQLSRAYHDSLPEAVRRHLNCRVVDELVPIRQAHTIEGLKMGVTMGG
- a CDS encoding ATP-binding protein yields the protein MTPGPASVLFICERPVADPVLGRAADELGATVLHARSLSAGIEQARHRDFALMLVGYAGDAGALAAAIRQVRTTRRSVHTPVVALGVPADPAFPAEALYEAGAVAVLTEPLSPVILRAKLRFYIDAFQAAAERRRAEAALIDASVRLESIIAAAELGVWNWDIGPDRVEGDARTAALFNIPEALRDSAPLARYFEAIHPDDLAPVRALLSNAVARDLPYDATFRIRRAGGGWRWVIARGSVVAAADGSPRMRGVVIDASRQFEAEQQLRLSEERYRTLFDSIDEGVCVIEMLYDNAGQPCDYRFLETNPAFTKHTGLVDAVGRSIRQIAPDHGRHWFDMYGRVAATGEAVRFVNEARELGRWFDVYAARIGPPEQHRIAVVLNDITERRKGEDALRQMAADLEEANRIKTEFLATLAHELRNPLAPLRSGLQFIRRAPEDPAAVARIHEIMERQLGQLVHLVDDLLDVARITRGQVALKRERIDLAGVLSAAVETSMPLIEAARHHLDLRLPQETLVVEADSTRLTQVLSNLLNNAARYTPRGGSIVLAAERDGEEAVIAVSDNGIGIDPARLEDVFKMFTQIGEGRRHAAGGLGIGLSLVRSLVELHGGSVHAGSAGTNAGSVFTVRLPLAASALPGAAPAPAEGSAAPRSARRVLVVDDNRDAAETLSAVLGQLGHQALVANDGHQALRMMAGFEPDVVFLDLGMPGMSGFEVAEAIRREPRYAGVRLVALTGWGGEADRERSARAGFDRHLTKPATAAAIEDALA